One genomic segment of Fusobacterium nucleatum includes these proteins:
- the dnaB gene encoding replicative DNA helicase, which produces MEFENLKKIPHSLEAERALIGGIFYNQDLFDEIRDIVNAGDFYKIEHSSIYDAIEKVYSENKGIDGILIEEEIKKSNSKNKDEILEILSDILDEITSSYNLLEYANLIKEKAMLRRLGNVGAEITQLAYNDVRVAEEIIDEAEAKVLNLSKNILKNSIVDMKTAGVAEIMRMERVNKNRGKTLGIPTGFIDLDRMTSGLNNSDLIILAARPAMGKTAFALNLALNAGKEKKNVLVFSLEMPVQQLYQRLLSIESGISQNKLKNAYLEEQDWEKLTIATGILSNSNIFVADLPHTNVLEIRSYARKMKSQKQLDLIIIDYLQLINGTGRGGSEFNRQQEISDISRALKGLARELDVPVIALSQLSRAVESRVDKRPMLSDLRESGAIEQDADIVAFLYREEYYIPDTENKGITELIIGKHRNGATGTVKLNFLSEFTKFTNYTDEVK; this is translated from the coding sequence ATGGAATTTGAAAATTTAAAAAAAATTCCTCATAGTTTAGAAGCAGAAAGAGCATTAATAGGGGGAATTTTCTATAATCAAGATTTATTTGATGAAATTAGAGATATTGTTAATGCTGGAGATTTCTATAAAATAGAACATTCATCTATTTATGATGCAATAGAAAAAGTTTATTCTGAAAATAAAGGGATAGATGGAATTTTAATAGAGGAAGAAATAAAAAAAAGTAATTCAAAAAATAAAGATGAAATATTGGAAATATTAAGTGATATTTTAGATGAAATTACGAGTTCATACAATCTTTTAGAATATGCAAATCTAATTAAAGAAAAAGCTATGTTAAGAAGACTAGGAAATGTAGGAGCAGAAATAACTCAACTTGCCTATAATGATGTCAGAGTAGCAGAAGAAATTATAGATGAAGCAGAAGCAAAGGTTTTAAATTTATCAAAAAATATTTTAAAAAATAGTATAGTTGATATGAAAACTGCTGGTGTTGCAGAAATAATGAGAATGGAAAGAGTCAATAAAAACAGAGGAAAGACTTTGGGAATACCAACAGGTTTTATTGATTTAGATAGAATGACTAGTGGGCTTAATAATTCAGATTTAATAATTTTAGCAGCAAGACCAGCTATGGGAAAAACTGCTTTTGCTTTGAATTTAGCTTTAAATGCTGGAAAAGAAAAAAAGAATGTATTAGTATTCAGTCTTGAAATGCCAGTTCAACAATTATATCAAAGACTTTTGTCAATTGAATCAGGGATTTCACAAAATAAATTAAAAAATGCATATCTTGAAGAACAGGATTGGGAAAAATTGACAATAGCAACAGGAATTTTGTCTAATTCAAATATATTTGTTGCCGATTTACCTCATACAAATGTTTTGGAAATTAGATCCTATGCTAGAAAAATGAAAAGCCAAAAACAATTAGATTTAATTATAATAGATTATTTACAATTAATAAATGGTACTGGTAGAGGTGGCTCTGAATTTAATAGACAACAAGAAATTTCAGATATATCAAGAGCATTGAAAGGACTTGCCAGAGAACTAGATGTGCCTGTTATTGCACTTTCTCAATTATCAAGAGCAGTTGAAAGTAGAGTAGATAAAAGACCTATGCTTTCGGATTTAAGAGAATCTGGAGCCATAGAACAAGATGCTGATATAGTTGCTTTTTTGTATAGGGAAGAATATTATATACCAGACACAGAAAATAAAGGTATAACAGAATTAATTATAGGAAAACATAGAAATGGAGCTACTGGAACAGTAAAGCTTAATTTCCTAAGTGAATTTACAAAGTTTACAAATTATACAGATGAAGTAAAATAA
- a CDS encoding energy transducer TonB, whose translation MKKNDYICLFLSIVINIGIIFALTVFSTDETIETDEIKIGLVAVESDASTRFKGEKNVDAKKQNLEADSVEKKEEENKPQEEKSTEKPEEKPIEKPEKEKSEKKVEEDKKAEKIVQVEEKPKTAPKKEKPSLADLKKQISNSQPKTSNGGFSPTADPDGEEVVDRVLQNVTYSNGLVSGSKMGNSEGGLLVDWNDGNRAPEFPQSARASGKHGKLKIKLKVDKAGNVLSYVIVEGSGVPEIDASVEKVVGSWRVKLLKKGKPVNGTFYLNYNFNFK comes from the coding sequence ATGAAGAAAAATGACTATATTTGTTTATTTTTATCAATAGTTATAAATATAGGTATAATATTTGCTTTGACAGTATTTTCAACAGATGAAACAATAGAAACAGATGAGATTAAAATTGGTTTAGTAGCAGTCGAATCTGATGCAAGTACAAGATTTAAAGGCGAGAAGAATGTAGATGCTAAAAAACAAAATTTAGAAGCAGATAGTGTAGAGAAAAAAGAAGAAGAAAATAAACCTCAAGAAGAAAAATCTACAGAGAAACCAGAAGAAAAACCAATTGAAAAACCTGAAAAAGAAAAATCAGAAAAAAAAGTAGAAGAAGATAAAAAAGCTGAAAAAATAGTTCAAGTTGAAGAAAAACCTAAAACAGCTCCTAAAAAAGAAAAACCATCATTGGCAGATTTAAAGAAACAAATATCCAATTCACAACCTAAAACTTCAAATGGAGGTTTTAGCCCAACTGCTGATCCTGATGGTGAGGAAGTTGTAGATAGAGTTTTACAAAACGTAACTTATTCAAATGGTTTAGTATCAGGAAGTAAAATGGGGAATTCAGAAGGTGGGCTTTTAGTTGATTGGAATGATGGTAATAGAGCACCAGAGTTTCCTCAGTCTGCAAGAGCTTCTGGAAAACATGGAAAATTAAAGATTAAGTTAAAAGTTGATAAAGCTGGAAATGTTTTATCTTATGTTATAGTAGAAGGAAGTGGAGTACCAGAAATAGATGCTTCTGTTGAAAAAGTTGTGGGAAGTTGGAGGGTAAAACTTCTAAAAAAAGGTAAGCCTGTAAATGGAACATTTTATCTAAATTATAATTTTAATTTTAAATAA
- the rplI gene encoding 50S ribosomal protein L9 — MAKIQVILLEDVAGQGRKGEIVTVSDGYAHNFLLKGKKGVLATPEELQKIENRKKKEAKKQEEERNKSLELKKLLESKVLDIVVKAGENGKLFGAITSKEIASQIKDELGLDIDKKKIEANIKNLGPDEVHIKLFTDVKAVIKVNVIAK, encoded by the coding sequence ATGGCAAAAATACAAGTAATACTTTTAGAAGATGTTGCAGGACAAGGTAGAAAAGGGGAGATAGTAACAGTATCTGATGGTTATGCACATAACTTTCTTTTAAAAGGAAAAAAAGGAGTTTTAGCAACTCCTGAAGAATTACAAAAAATAGAAAATAGAAAGAAAAAAGAAGCTAAAAAACAAGAAGAAGAAAGAAATAAATCTTTAGAATTAAAAAAATTATTAGAAAGTAAAGTTTTAGATATTGTAGTTAAAGCAGGAGAAAACGGGAAGTTATTTGGAGCTATTACAAGTAAAGAAATAGCAAGTCAAATAAAAGATGAATTAGGTTTAGATATAGATAAGAAGAAAATTGAAGCAAATATTAAAAATTTAGGACCTGATGAAGTTCATATAAAATTATTCACTGATGTTAAAGCAGTTATAAAGGTAAATGTAATAGCAAAATAA
- a CDS encoding MotA/TolQ/ExbB proton channel family protein, with amino-acid sequence MQILKAGGILMYFILFMGIIGLYAVLERFSYFLIKERNNFSKLPSDVRQLINEGKIKEAIVALNSNKSSTSLVLKEILIYGYKENKETLSALEEKGKEKAIERIKSLERNMWLLSLVANASPLLGLLGTVTGMITAFNSIALNGTGDAGVLAKGISEALYTTAGGLIVAIPCMIFYNYFNKKIDLIVSDIEKTCTELLNHFRE; translated from the coding sequence ATGCAAATACTTAAAGCAGGTGGAATATTAATGTATTTTATTCTCTTTATGGGAATAATAGGACTTTATGCGGTATTAGAAAGGTTTTCATATTTTCTAATAAAAGAAAGAAATAATTTTTCAAAATTACCCTCAGATGTGAGACAGCTTATAAATGAAGGTAAAATAAAAGAAGCAATAGTTGCTTTAAATTCCAATAAATCATCAACTTCATTAGTTTTAAAAGAAATATTGATTTATGGATATAAAGAAAATAAGGAAACTTTATCTGCACTTGAAGAAAAAGGTAAAGAAAAGGCAATAGAACGAATAAAATCATTGGAAAGAAATATGTGGCTTCTTTCATTGGTAGCCAATGCTTCTCCATTATTAGGATTATTAGGAACAGTTACTGGTATGATAACAGCATTTAATTCAATAGCATTGAATGGGACAGGAGATGCAGGTGTCTTGGCAAAAGGTATATCAGAAGCACTATACACAACAGCAGGAGGGCTTATTGTAGCTATACCTTGTATGATATTTTATAATTATTTTAATAAAAAAATTGATTTGATAGTGAGTGATATAGAAAAAACTTGTACAGAGTTGTTGAACCATTTCAGAGAGTAG
- a CDS encoding tetratricopeptide repeat protein, which produces MRKYLIISLLASYSIVFAGESEDFKVVDNLYKERNFKAALVESEKFLQKYPESKHQKSMKDKVAKIYFLEKNYKKAEEIFKKLFTIEEKQSQKDEYASYLARANALLNKPDAAMFYVREIKDKKIFQKTFFAVAQNFLAKENNEAAQKAYKEIIDNKYESYKESMMGLGIVYYNLKDYDKAIYWLSEFSKEMPKENKEMVSYLRASALYRKGNTDEAISRFEELANVEPSTEYSRKAALYLIEIYSNRKDEAKVTFYLNRIKGTKEYNTAMTMIGDLYVTKENYNKALDYYGQSNDKNNPKLIYGEAYSLYKNGKYEEALKKFQSLKNSDYYNQSIYHIFAINYKLKNFDEIIRDREIIRKVVVSQVDTDNIIRIIANSAYQVGNYKLAKDYYGRLFAVSPDKENLFRVILLDSQMLDMEDLRIRFNQYNELYSNDTEFKKDVYLYTGDAYYKAGDPERAEQIYKTYLNQYTNTEVISSLMSTLLEQKKYDEMQQYLSLAQDESSVNYLKGIAAMGLGKYDEAESEFQKVLASGDQSLSTKVYLNRVRNYFLAERYNEAIQAGEQYLSKLSPDKEKVIYSEMLDKIGLSYFRLGKYDQARSYYSKIASMKGYEAYGKFQIADSYYNEKNYEKAASLYKEVYNQFGETFYGEQAYYKYIMTLSLTGNTDAFEREKNNFMKVYPNSNLRGTITNLTTNMYIESGDTDKAIESLNNSSSNTDDVAVKETNTTKIITLKLQKKDYKDIEKYIAELPTEEERAYYLAQYYVAKKDPKAVKEYEALLQYDKYKAYASKGLGDYYFDKKDLAKAKKYYGTYATVNKNPDEYILYRLGQANEKENNLKMALTDYKAVYSKNGKLANDAMLRAAEIYDKQENVAEAEKLFTKLYAVKNNKDLKAYSIEKLIYYKLVKNNTKEAKKLYDELKKLDSKRAEKFKAYF; this is translated from the coding sequence ATGAGAAAATATTTAATAATATCACTTTTAGCCAGTTATAGTATAGTTTTTGCAGGAGAATCAGAAGATTTTAAAGTGGTTGACAATCTTTACAAAGAAAGAAACTTTAAAGCTGCTTTAGTTGAATCAGAAAAATTTTTACAAAAATATCCTGAATCAAAACATCAAAAGAGTATGAAAGATAAGGTTGCAAAAATTTATTTTTTAGAAAAAAATTATAAAAAAGCTGAAGAAATATTTAAAAAATTATTTACAATAGAAGAAAAACAATCTCAAAAAGATGAGTATGCTTCTTATTTAGCAAGAGCTAATGCACTATTAAATAAGCCAGATGCAGCTATGTTTTATGTGAGAGAAATTAAAGACAAAAAAATATTTCAAAAAACATTTTTTGCAGTAGCTCAAAATTTTTTAGCTAAAGAAAATAATGAGGCTGCCCAAAAAGCATATAAAGAAATTATTGATAATAAATATGAAAGTTATAAAGAATCTATGATGGGCTTAGGTATAGTTTATTATAATTTAAAAGACTATGATAAGGCAATATATTGGCTATCAGAATTTTCAAAGGAAATGCCTAAAGAAAATAAAGAAATGGTTTCATATTTAAGAGCTTCAGCACTTTATAGAAAAGGAAATACAGATGAAGCTATAAGTCGTTTTGAAGAATTAGCAAATGTAGAGCCTTCAACTGAATATTCAAGAAAGGCAGCACTATATCTAATAGAAATTTATAGTAATAGAAAAGATGAAGCAAAAGTAACTTTTTATTTGAATAGAATAAAAGGGACAAAAGAATATAATACTGCAATGACTATGATAGGTGACTTATATGTAACAAAGGAAAACTATAATAAGGCCTTAGACTATTATGGTCAAAGTAATGATAAAAATAATCCAAAGCTTATCTACGGTGAGGCATACTCACTATATAAAAATGGTAAATATGAAGAAGCTTTGAAAAAATTCCAATCATTAAAAAATAGTGATTATTATAACCAATCAATTTATCATATATTTGCAATAAATTATAAATTGAAGAATTTTGATGAGATTATAAGAGATAGAGAAATTATAAGAAAGGTTGTTGTTAGTCAAGTTGATACAGATAATATCATTAGAATAATTGCAAACTCTGCATATCAAGTGGGTAACTATAAGTTAGCAAAAGATTACTATGGTAGACTTTTTGCAGTTTCACCAGATAAAGAAAATTTATTTAGAGTAATACTTTTAGATAGCCAAATGCTAGATATGGAAGATTTAAGAATTAGATTTAACCAATATAATGAACTATATTCTAATGACACTGAATTTAAAAAAGATGTTTACTTATATACAGGAGATGCTTATTATAAAGCTGGAGACCCTGAAAGAGCTGAACAAATTTATAAGACTTATTTAAATCAATATACAAATACAGAAGTTATATCAAGTTTGATGTCAACATTATTAGAACAAAAGAAATATGATGAAATGCAACAATATTTATCACTTGCACAAGATGAAAGTAGTGTAAATTACTTAAAAGGTATAGCTGCTATGGGGCTTGGAAAATATGATGAAGCAGAATCAGAATTTCAAAAGGTTCTAGCAAGTGGAGATCAAAGTTTAAGTACGAAGGTTTATTTAAATAGAGTTAGAAATTATTTCTTGGCAGAAAGATATAATGAAGCTATTCAAGCAGGGGAACAATATTTATCTAAGTTAAGTCCAGATAAAGAAAAAGTTATATACAGTGAAATGTTAGATAAAATAGGATTGAGTTATTTCAGACTTGGAAAATATGATCAAGCAAGATCTTATTATTCAAAAATAGCTAGTATGAAAGGTTATGAAGCCTATGGTAAATTCCAAATAGCTGACAGTTATTATAATGAAAAAAATTATGAAAAAGCAGCAAGTTTATATAAAGAAGTTTATAATCAATTTGGAGAAACTTTCTATGGAGAGCAAGCATATTATAAGTATATAATGACACTTAGTTTAACAGGAAATACAGATGCTTTTGAAAGAGAAAAGAATAACTTTATGAAAGTATATCCAAATAGTAATTTAAGAGGAACAATAACAAATCTTACTACAAATATGTATATAGAAAGTGGAGATACTGATAAAGCAATAGAATCTCTAAATAATTCAAGCTCAAATACTGATGATGTTGCTGTTAAGGAAACTAATACTACTAAGATAATAACTTTAAAATTACAAAAGAAAGATTATAAAGATATAGAAAAATATATAGCAGAATTACCAACAGAAGAAGAGAGAGCTTACTATTTAGCACAATATTATGTTGCTAAAAAGGACCCAAAAGCAGTAAAAGAATATGAAGCATTATTACAATATGATAAATATAAGGCTTATGCTTCAAAAGGTCTAGGAGATTATTATTTTGATAAGAAGGATTTAGCAAAGGCTAAAAAATATTATGGAACTTATGCCACTGTAAATAAAAATCCTGATGAATATATCTTATATAGACTAGGACAAGCTAATGAAAAAGAAAATAACTTAAAAATGGCTTTAACTGATTATAAGGCTGTATATTCTAAAAATGGTAAACTTGCTAATGATGCTATGCTAAGAGCAGCAGAAATCTATGATAAGCAAGAAAATGTAGCAGAGGCTGAAAAGTTATTTACAAAATTATATGCAGTAAAGAATAATAAAGACTTAAAAGCTTATTCTATTGAAAAATTAATTTATTATAAACTTGTAAAAAATAATACAAAAGAAGCTAAAAAATTGTATGATGAGCTTAAAAAACTAGATTCAAAAAGAGCAGAAAAATTTAAAGCATACTTTTAA
- the dnaX gene encoding DNA polymerase III subunit gamma/tau, protein MHITLYRKYRPSSFSEVSGENEIVKSLKLSLKNKSMAHAYLFSGPRGVGKTTIARLIAKGVNCLNLKETGEPCNECKNCKAINEGRFSDLIEIDAASNRSIDEIRSLKEKINYQPVEGLKKVYIIDEAHMLTKEAFNALLKTLEEPPAHVMFILATTELEKILPTIISRCQRYDFKPLDLEEMKSGLEYILKEENLSMTDEVYSVIYENSSGSMRDSISILERLIVTANGKEIDLKIAEDTLGITPSSRIEIFLNKILNENEYDIINELENLANESFDIELFFKDLAKYCKNSIVKKEIDIDKGLKIISTIYDVIGKFKFEDDKKLVGYVIIAEILSNTKQTVVKVVNTTQTNVNPPTSSREEKSKDKEKVNIKLTISDVKNNWNSILAEANNKRFSYKAFLMGANPIRIEDNNLYINYDKKYSFAKDLMETPEYSQEFTKIVKAFFNEDDLEIKYEVIGQKKEEENKNSEFFQKIENYFKGEN, encoded by the coding sequence ATGCATATTACACTTTATAGAAAATATAGACCAAGTAGTTTCTCAGAAGTATCTGGTGAAAATGAAATAGTAAAAAGTTTAAAGTTATCTTTAAAAAATAAATCTATGGCACATGCTTATCTTTTTTCAGGTCCAAGAGGAGTAGGGAAAACGACTATTGCAAGACTTATTGCAAAGGGTGTAAACTGTCTTAATTTAAAAGAAACTGGTGAACCTTGTAATGAGTGTAAAAATTGTAAAGCAATAAATGAAGGAAGGTTTTCTGATTTAATAGAAATAGATGCTGCTTCTAATAGAAGTATTGATGAAATTAGAAGCTTAAAGGAAAAGATTAACTATCAGCCAGTTGAAGGTTTAAAAAAAGTATATATAATAGATGAAGCACATATGCTTACTAAGGAGGCTTTTAACGCACTTTTAAAAACTTTGGAAGAGCCACCTGCACATGTTATGTTTATACTTGCAACAACAGAATTAGAAAAGATATTACCAACTATAATCTCTCGTTGCCAAAGATATGATTTTAAACCACTTGATTTAGAAGAAATGAAGTCAGGGCTTGAATATATCTTAAAAGAAGAAAATTTATCTATGACAGATGAGGTCTATTCAGTTATCTATGAAAATTCTTCTGGAAGTATGAGAGATTCAATTTCTATTTTAGAAAGACTTATAGTTACTGCAAATGGTAAAGAAATAGATTTAAAAATAGCAGAAGATACTTTGGGAATAACTCCAAGCTCAAGAATAGAAATATTTTTAAATAAAATATTAAATGAAAATGAATATGATATAATAAATGAACTTGAAAATTTAGCAAATGAATCTTTTGATATAGAATTATTTTTTAAAGACTTAGCAAAATACTGTAAAAATTCTATTGTAAAAAAAGAAATAGATATAGATAAAGGTTTAAAAATAATTTCAACAATATATGATGTGATAGGAAAATTTAAGTTTGAAGATGATAAAAAACTTGTAGGCTATGTGATAATTGCAGAAATTTTATCAAATACAAAACAAACAGTTGTAAAAGTTGTAAATACAACTCAAACAAATGTAAATCCTCCTACTTCATCAAGAGAAGAAAAGTCAAAAGATAAAGAAAAAGTAAATATAAAGCTAACAATTTCAGATGTAAAAAATAATTGGAACTCTATTCTTGCAGAAGCAAATAATAAAAGATTTTCATATAAGGCTTTTTTAATGGGAGCTAATCCTATAAGAATAGAAGATAATAATCTTTATATAAACTATGATAAAAAATATTCATTTGCAAAAGATTTAATGGAAACTCCTGAATATAGTCAAGAGTTTACTAAAATTGTAAAAGCTTTTTTTAATGAAGATGATTTAGAAATTAAGTATGAAGTTATAGGACAGAAGAAAGAAGAAGAAAATAAAAACTCTGAATTTTTTCAAAAAATAGAGAATTATTTTAAAGGAGAAAATTAG
- a CDS encoding sigma-54 dependent transcriptional regulator — MLLLGFRLDNDLKLEFENNFENDLVFVENIMSFMEAIKSRKYEAIVIDERNSKEEALINLILKVTEVQKKAVIIILGETSNWRIIAGSIKAGAYDYILKPELPRTIVRIVEKSVKDYKGLVERVDKTKSTGEKLIGRSKLMIDLYKVIGKVANNSAPVLVTGERGTGKTSVAKAIHQFSNVYDKPLISINCNSYRANLLERKLFGYEKGSFEGAAFSQYGELEKAEGGILHLANIESLSLDMQSKILFLLEENKFLRLGGMEPINAFVRIIASTSVNLEELIEKGLFIDELYRKLKVLEIDIPNLKERKEDIPFIIDHYMAECNQEMNKNIKGVTKVALKKIMRYDWPGNVNELKNAIKYAVAMCRGSSILIEDLPPNVVGEKILNGKEESKAASIENLVKNEINQLRSKNKKRDYYFEIISKIEKEIIKQVLEITNGKKVETAEILGITRNTLRTKMNYYDLE; from the coding sequence ATGTTGTTATTGGGTTTTCGTCTTGACAATGACTTAAAATTAGAGTTTGAAAATAATTTTGAAAATGATTTAGTGTTTGTAGAAAATATCATGTCTTTTATGGAAGCTATAAAAAGTAGAAAATACGAAGCAATAGTTATAGATGAAAGAAATTCCAAAGAAGAAGCACTTATTAATTTAATTTTAAAGGTTACAGAGGTTCAAAAAAAAGCAGTTATAATTATTTTGGGAGAAACTTCAAATTGGAGGATTATTGCAGGAAGTATAAAAGCCGGAGCCTATGACTATATATTAAAACCAGAGTTACCTAGAACTATTGTAAGAATAGTAGAAAAATCAGTAAAAGATTATAAAGGACTTGTAGAAAGAGTCGATAAAACTAAAAGTACAGGTGAAAAGCTAATAGGTAGAAGTAAACTTATGATAGACCTTTATAAAGTTATTGGAAAGGTTGCAAACAATTCTGCACCAGTTTTAGTGACAGGAGAAAGAGGGACAGGGAAAACAAGTGTTGCCAAAGCAATACACCAATTCAGTAATGTTTATGATAAACCTCTTATAAGTATAAATTGTAATTCATATAGAGCAAATTTATTAGAAAGAAAACTATTTGGTTATGAAAAAGGTTCATTTGAAGGAGCTGCATTTAGCCAATATGGTGAATTAGAAAAAGCTGAGGGAGGAATACTTCATTTAGCAAATATAGAATCCTTAAGCCTTGATATGCAATCAAAAATATTATTTTTATTGGAAGAAAATAAATTTTTGAGATTGGGTGGAATGGAGCCAATAAATGCTTTTGTAAGAATAATTGCATCTACAAGTGTGAATTTAGAAGAACTTATTGAAAAAGGATTATTTATAGATGAGCTTTATAGAAAACTAAAAGTTTTAGAAATAGATATACCTAATTTAAAAGAAAGAAAAGAGGATATACCTTTTATCATAGATCACTATATGGCAGAATGTAATCAAGAAATGAATAAGAATATAAAAGGTGTAACTAAGGTAGCATTAAAAAAGATAATGAGATATGATTGGCCAGGTAATGTAAATGAACTAAAAAATGCTATAAAATATGCAGTTGCAATGTGTAGGGGCTCTAGTATCTTAATAGAAGATTTGCCACCTAATGTTGTTGGAGAAAAGATTTTAAATGGAAAAGAAGAATCTAAAGCTGCATCTATTGAGAATCTTGTTAAAAATGAAATAAATCAATTAAGAAGTAAAAATAAGAAAAGAGACTATTATTTTGAAATAATATCAAAAATTGAAAAAGAAATTATTAAACAAGTACTTGAAATTACTAATGGTAAAAAAGTAGAAACAGCTGAAATTTTAGGTATTACAAGAAATACTTTAAGAACAAAAATGAATTATTATGATTTGGAGTAA
- a CDS encoding ExbD/TolR family protein, which translates to MKLERIKRRSGGTLILEITPLIDVVFLLLIFFMLATSFDERSAFKIDLPKSTAAKTKSTLKEVQVLVDKDRNVYLRYTDNSGKSQNEKLDLTSFVSVVSEKLNNSENKDVIISADKDIDYGFIVEIMSLLKESGASAINIDTAIKSR; encoded by the coding sequence ATGAAATTAGAAAGAATAAAAAGAAGAAGTGGTGGAACATTAATTCTTGAAATAACACCACTTATAGATGTAGTTTTTCTTTTACTTATTTTCTTTATGTTAGCAACAAGTTTTGATGAAAGATCAGCTTTTAAAATAGATTTACCTAAGTCTACTGCTGCAAAAACAAAAAGTACATTAAAAGAAGTACAAGTTTTAGTTGATAAGGATAGAAATGTATATTTAAGATATACAGATAATTCTGGAAAATCTCAAAATGAGAAACTAGATTTAACAAGTTTTGTTTCAGTTGTATCTGAAAAATTGAATAATTCTGAAAATAAGGATGTAATAATTTCAGCTGATAAAGATATTGATTATGGATTCATTGTTGAAATAATGAGCTTACTAAAAGAATCAGGAGCAAGTGCTATAAATATAGATACTGCAATCAAAAGTAGGTGA
- a CDS encoding DUF116 domain-containing protein, producing the protein MKKFYISLLKYLLYIAFIITIKFKKQKLNDYFSKKFLEINNDYVLKKIKKKINGKILILLPHCIQLYDCKYKITSNINNCRVCGSCVVYNFVDIQNKYQNVEIKIATGGTLARKYIKEIKPNLIIAVACKRDLISGIRDAEPFLVFGVFNKIKGEPCINTTVVMDNIYKILDKINL; encoded by the coding sequence GTGAAAAAATTTTATATAAGTCTTTTAAAATATTTGTTATATATAGCTTTCATTATTACAATAAAATTTAAAAAGCAAAAATTAAATGATTATTTTTCTAAAAAATTTTTAGAAATAAATAATGATTATGTATTGAAAAAGATAAAAAAGAAAATAAATGGTAAAATTTTGATACTTTTACCTCATTGTATTCAACTCTATGATTGTAAATATAAAATAACATCTAATATTAATAATTGTAGAGTTTGTGGAAGCTGTGTAGTCTATAATTTTGTGGATATACAAAATAAATATCAAAATGTAGAAATAAAAATAGCAACTGGTGGAACACTTGCAAGAAAGTATATCAAAGAAATAAAACCTAATTTGATAATTGCAGTAGCTTGTAAAAGAGATTTAATAAGTGGAATAAGGGATGCAGAACCATTTTTAGTTTTTGGGGTGTTTAATAAAATAAAGGGAGAACCTTGTATTAATACAACAGTTGTTATGGACAATATTTATAAAATTTTAGATAAAATAAATTTATAG